Proteins encoded by one window of bacterium:
- a CDS encoding ATP-binding protein has protein sequence MSSARGAGRFSRRVFLLVAGVLLALSAIFTGHLVYVQWSTLESVAGDRSRGLGSLLATSARAAVYAENPALAKEMLSLVVGRRDVLSAAVFGADDRPIAAEGRTPALKAASTNLDANELAIVRLFGPESSCVNHEHPEMVEALCPVLLEERGTVAAGLYFEERETAPGRRYIGFVRVSVDRAPLRRGIALLIARSLGLMMLVLLLGGWAGYRLSRRVTEPLERLTSAVRAFGAGQDVGALAGMPDDEIGRLAEAFTAMTRDLAARQREKEALAERLRHAQKMEVVGALAQGIAHDFKNILSTLKIGVHLIEKGAEQDALVLKYTSRMAGTLERARELVERLLAFSRTRELRAGAVDLTALLGRLAPAIRAALDEQVRLQLDPAASVAVVEGDPASLEQLLMNLVYNARDAMPAGGTLTVRLSVREETGRAPAARISVADTGVGMSPEVHARIFEPFFTTKGSGGGTGLGLSIVRGIVEEHRGRIAVESVPGVGTTFHVDLPLALEVAAAHAAGSGAGEGGA, from the coding sequence ATGTCCTCCGCTAGGGGCGCTGGCCGCTTCAGCCGCAGAGTCTTCCTGCTGGTCGCCGGGGTGCTGCTCGCTCTCTCGGCGATCTTCACCGGGCACCTCGTGTACGTCCAGTGGAGCACGCTGGAGTCGGTGGCGGGCGACCGCAGCCGCGGGCTCGGGAGCCTGCTGGCGACCAGCGCGAGGGCCGCCGTCTACGCCGAGAACCCGGCGCTCGCCAAGGAGATGCTCTCGCTCGTCGTCGGCCGGCGGGACGTGCTCTCGGCGGCGGTCTTCGGCGCCGACGACAGGCCGATCGCCGCGGAGGGACGCACCCCGGCGCTGAAGGCGGCGTCGACGAACCTCGATGCGAACGAGCTGGCCATCGTGCGGCTCTTCGGGCCGGAGAGCTCCTGCGTGAACCACGAGCACCCGGAGATGGTCGAGGCCCTTTGTCCCGTCCTGCTCGAGGAGCGCGGCACGGTTGCGGCGGGCCTGTACTTCGAGGAGCGCGAGACCGCGCCGGGGCGCAGGTACATCGGCTTCGTCCGGGTCAGCGTCGATCGGGCTCCGCTGCGCCGCGGAATCGCGCTGCTCATCGCGCGCAGCCTCGGCCTGATGATGCTGGTCCTGCTGCTCGGGGGCTGGGCCGGGTACCGGCTCTCCCGGCGCGTCACCGAACCGCTCGAGCGCCTCACCAGCGCCGTGCGCGCCTTCGGCGCCGGCCAGGATGTCGGTGCGCTCGCCGGCATGCCCGACGACGAGATCGGGCGTCTCGCCGAGGCCTTCACCGCGATGACGCGCGACCTCGCCGCGCGCCAGCGCGAGAAGGAGGCGCTCGCGGAGCGGCTGCGCCACGCGCAGAAGATGGAGGTCGTGGGGGCGCTCGCCCAGGGGATCGCGCACGACTTCAAGAACATCCTCTCCACGCTCAAGATCGGCGTGCACCTCATCGAGAAGGGAGCGGAGCAGGATGCCCTCGTCCTCAAGTACACCAGCCGGATGGCGGGGACGCTCGAGCGGGCGCGCGAGCTGGTGGAGCGCCTGCTCGCCTTCAGCCGCACGCGGGAGCTGCGCGCGGGGGCGGTCGATCTCACGGCGCTGCTCGGGCGGCTGGCGCCGGCGATCCGGGCGGCGCTCGATGAGCAGGTGCGTCTGCAGCTCGATCCAGCCGCGTCCGTCGCGGTGGTCGAAGGCGACCCGGCGAGCCTGGAGCAGCTGCTGATGAACCTGGTCTACAACGCCCGCGACGCCATGCCCGCGGGCGGTACCCTCACCGTGCGCCTGTCGGTCCGCGAGGAGACGGGCAGGGCGCCGGCGGCACGCATCTCGGTCGCCGACACCGGCGTCGGGATGTCGCCGGAGGTGCACGCCCGGATCTTCGAGCCCTTCTTCACGACCAAGGGCTCCGGGGGCGGGACGGGGCTCGGATTGTCCATCGTCCGTGGTATCGTCGAGGAACACCGCGGCCGCATCGCGGTCGAGTC